The region ATGGACAGCATGGTGGGCACACCCCAGGACCCCTGGCTGTCTGCCTGCCCTGTCTAGGTCCAGACCTGGCTGGCAGTTCCAGGTCTGGGGGGCTTTGGAGACATGGGAGCACCTGCCCTAGCTCTGCCTGCCCATCCGCCCAAGCAGACCTCCAGTGTGGTCAGGTAGCCAGCCAGTTTTTTGACGATGGGCTCAAGGGCACAGGTCTTGGCCTGGGCATCACACACGAAGCCCAGGTTGAAGAGCAAGGCGTTGCGGCTGTACTTCTTGTGCTCGATGCAAACGGGGCAGCCAATCAGCTTCTTCTCCATGGCTGTGCTGGATGGGGAAACAGGTGGGAACAGTCAGGCTCTCCCCCAACCCCATTCCCTCTTCCTGGGGATCCCCCAGCTGGGGCCTCACACAGTGATGAGCTTGTTCTGCAGCTCTGGCTTGGTGATGATGTACACCTGGACTGTGTCAAACAGCTCCCGGGAGATGAAGTCCTCGGGGACCTGGGAAGGGGAACGGCAAGAGGCTCTTCATCGCATTTTGCGACTGTATGGATGCACAGGGCTGACCCTCGAGGCCCTGCCCCCTttctagcttttgcatgtgttgttccctctgcctgaaacacACTCCCCTCCCTTACCTAACTTCCTATGCATCGTTTAGATCTCAATAACCCAGTTATACTCACCGACCACCACCCCCGTTCTTGAAGCCTGGCACCTCCCCACAGCCCGATTTCTGACAATCACTGCCTGTGTAATGTatgtctcctctgacacacaggagccAGGACCCTGTGTCTGAGTATCCTCTTGGTTCAAGTTTCGCCTCGAATGAAGGAGTGGCGCGCCCGCATGCATCTCGGGTATCTGCCGCCTCCAGGCAGTCGACCGAGTTCCCGAGAGCGTCCCTCTCCTGGTCTAGCCCCGCAAGCCCGAGTGGCACCTGATAGGTGATCTTGGGTCCCAGCGTGGGGTGGAACTCGCTGAAGAATATGCATTCGATGCGACAGCTGCTgcccattgcgccaccagggcccaggTCCGTAGCTTCTAGACCCTCGCGCGCGGAGACGCCCCCACCCTTGAGAACACCTGTTAGCGACAGCTCGAAAGCCTCGGCTGCCGGGTCACAAGCACCTGCGAGCCCAACAACAGCGAGGCCGTCACTTCAACAGCGCCTGCGCAGCGCGACTCAGAGGCGTGGCTGGGGGGCTCGTCCCAGGAAGTCCCGGGCGGGTGGACGTCGCACCCGGAAGTGAAGCGGCTCCGCGACGGAGCTGTGGCAAGCGCGGAAGGGCCCCGAGGATCCCGCTTTCTCGGGAGGAAACCACCGCGTCGGATCGGTACTGTGGGTGAGGCAGGCGAATCCCTAGAATGGATGGGCAGCATGCGAGCGGCACGTGGGGAGACTGTTCGCGAAGGGATACACGCTGGAACCGTGGGTCGCCGCTGGGAACTACAATTCCCGTAGTGCTCCACGCCCTCTCCGCTGGCGCCCCCAGCCCGGCAATGGCGTGATGTACGCTGGGATTTGTAGTCTTACATGGCCTTGCGCATCTTTTTTGGAAGGCGGGTCAGCAATCAGATGCAGCTCAGGTGTGGGTACAGGGTGACAGGCCCCAGTCCTTACGTGGTATATTGTGACTGTTCCTCGTGCCTTAACTGGCATATTGTGGCAATGTCCCTTCTTAGCTTACCTTCCTGGGAGAGGGTGGCTTTTCTGCCCTGCTAAACTTGCCCCAGTGAGGAGTGGACAGCAGGCACCTGAGACCCTTGCCCACTCTATTGTGCTTTCAGGGTACAGCCACAGGCTTGCTTGGTTATGGCCTTGACTGTGGAGACCGAATCGCACATCTATCGAGCTCTGCGCACTGCCTCCGGTGCTGCTGCCCACCTCGTGGCCCTGGGTTTCACCATCTTTGTGGCTGTGCTTGCCAGGCCTGGCTCCAGTAAGTAGGATTCAGAGTTGGCTTCTGGGAAGGAAAGGGTCACTTTCCTGGGGAACAGGGCCGGTAGGTGGCTTTGGCCTTGACTCCTGGGAATAGACCTGGCTGGCTGTGCTAGAGGGATGACTGGGGTGGAGCAGATGGGTGTAGGGGGCTCTCTCAGCTTGGCCAAGCCCAAGAGGGTACCTGCtatctcttttcttgttttggTATTCCACTTGACTGCCTCCTGGGAGATGCTGGGGGGACTGCCAGAGAAGCGGGGTGGCAAAGCATGGTCTCTGATCCAAGGAGAGCCAGGAAGACAGAATAGGTATGGGGTCACGTTGTTGCAGTAAGGAGGGGCTCACACTTTGCCAAAACCTCTTTGGGTGATGGGCTGCCCATATTTTTGTCGGTAGGGATTGGCATGGCTGGGTTCTTGCCTCAGCCTCACAAGgcctcctcttctctttccagGCCTGTTCTCCTGGCACCCTGTGCTTATGTCTCTTGCTGTAAGTAGTGGGCCtagtcagctctgggggaaaggagGGAGCTTGGGCATGGGTGATGGCCTTTGTGGCCTCTGAAACCTTGTGAACAAttaatgtctgttttttttttttttcctgcacatTCTAACTCCTGCCCATGTTCTGTATCCCAGACTTGAACCAGAGTACTCAAGACCTAGAGCAAATGGGTGAAATTTGTCTAAGCACAACATGAGGTTTAACCTATCTCTAGGCAAGAAGCTTAGAAAATGCATTTGCATATACCTGTGTTCCTTTTTACCTATTTGGATGTAGCTATGTTCTTTCGACCATGATTTATGATGATGCATTTAATTTCCTCTGAAACAGTGCACCCATGTGGCCAACTCTTGCCAAGAAATTGTATCCAGCCCCACGTCAGAGAAACAAAGCTTGTGAATCATTTATAACTGCCACATCTCAAACCTTGTATTTGCTGGGTAACTTAACAGAGATGACATTTCAGAATGGCACCTAGTGTGGAGAGGCATCTCTCCCTGATTATTTAGGGCAGATGTTCTGTCCCAGATGGGCTTCTCCACTCCTTTCTCATCAAATGGACACCAAGTGGGGAGAAAATAAAGAGGAATCAGCCCAGATTGGCTGACAGCTTAGAGGGTTATCTAAAGTTCTTTTCCTTTCTGCTGCGACTGCACCCTCACTTGAGTTTCCCATCCCTGTCTCCCCAGTTCTCCTTCCTGATGACTGAGGCACTACTGGTGTTCTCTCCTGAAAGTTCACTGCTGCACTCCCTCTCGAGGAAAGGTCGAGCACGCTGCCACTGGGTGCTGCAGCTGCTGGCCCTGCTGTGTGCGCTGCTGGGCTTGGGTCTTGTCATCCTCCACAAGGAGCAACAGAGCAAAGCCCACCTGGCCACGTGGCATGGACGGGCAGGGCTGCTGGCTGTGCTGTGGGCGGGGCTGCAGTGCTCAGGTGGGGTGGGGCTGCTGTACCCCAAGCTGCTGACCCGATGGCCCCTGGCCAAGCTCAAGCTGTACCATGCCACTTCAGGGCTGGTGGGCTACCTTCTGGGTAGTGCCAGCCTCTTGTTGGGCATGTGCTCCCTGTGGTTTACTGCCACAGTTACTGGTGGGGCCTGGTACCTGGCTGTGCTATGTCCTGTCCTCACCAGCCTTGTCATCATGAACCAGGTGAGCAATGCCTATCTGTATCGCAAGAGGATCCAGCCATGAACCCCTCCTAACCTAGTGGAAGTCTGGACTTGTCCCTCAGTATACAAGCTGGGGCTATGACCACCTGGGCTCTCTCAGTTGACTGAGTCAAGGGGACACCTCAAGTACTGGGGCAGTCAGGGTTGGGAGGAGAGCTGtgtgtgacatctttgttcttcatgcTAGAGTGCCTCCTCTTCTCTATCCATTGTCCCAGAGGACCACATAGATCATGTGTCTGAATGAAGTTGGGGTTGCAAGACTGCCTCCCCAGCAAATCAGTAGTGGTATTTCCAGATATtacgaggaaaaaaaaaagtaaaataaaaatgactgAAAAGACTGGATGGGAGGAGCAGCACAGAGTTGGGGATGGTTCTTGCTAATGCCGTCAGCACGAGAAAACAGGAAGCTGGGAAAGTTGGGGATCCCTGCCCTGGCTGTGCACTGAGTGAGGGGAGCCTTCCTGGCACACAGGAAGGCTAGCGCTGCATTGCAGCTATAAATGTGCATCCTGTCAGTCTCCCAGTTATCCACTGTGCTGGAGTCTCCACACTGGTGGCTAGATATGGACAACAACAGGATGGGGGCTGCAGATGGTTTCTATACCCATAGGAGTCAGCCAGCACTGGGCACTCTGTCACGGAGATGAGCCAGGGGTAGGAACAACTCTTTATGATAGAGGTCCTCAATCATCAGATCCCCTGGGTAGGGGTATAGGTCCTCCCTGACTTGGGATGGGAGGtcactgaaagagaaaaggggAACAGGTCTGTGGTGACAGCTCTGGGAAGGTTGCTTGGTAGTAGGCATGTGGTTGGGGAATGGGGCCCCTTATCCAGCTGGAGTTGCTGTAGGGGCTGAGCCCTTAAACTCAGAGTAAAATCT is a window of Elephas maximus indicus isolate mEleMax1 chromosome 20, mEleMax1 primary haplotype, whole genome shotgun sequence DNA encoding:
- the LOC126064150 gene encoding transmembrane reductase CYB561D2, with amino-acid sequence MALTVETESHIYRALRTASGAAAHLVALGFTIFVAVLARPGSSLFSWHPVLMSLAFSFLMTEALLVFSPESSLLHSLSRKGRARCHWVLQLLALLCALLGLGLVILHKEQQSKAHLATWHGRAGLLAVLWAGLQCSGGVGLLYPKLLTRWPLAKLKLYHATSGLVGYLLGSASLLLGMCSLWFTATVTGGAWYLAVLCPVLTSLVIMNQVSNAYLYRKRIQP